One Halobaculum sp. CBA1158 DNA segment encodes these proteins:
- a CDS encoding DEAD/DEAH box helicase family protein: protein MTDDPGADGDDGSGGPVGDARDPDGDVQTPDGDFTIDAFYDAVEAAERPVLTASRVARETDRSQAAAREALDALATEGAVERVDVESDPVIYYPSTWGDLAARERVVMFPTRRQIVVDQPTQYTRAMLADFAHLLDSTGTDPGTRGYLYEIRQEDVWAAPFDDCSELIARMRSVLPRRSPHLEEWVENQWKRARQFRLRTHEDGYVVLSADREELMGNVARQKLDESVLQADLSDTESWVNDEAIGRVKRVLYEAGYPVVDDRDLESGEPLEVTLEADLRAYQTDWVERFLDQRAGVFVAPPGSGKTVAAIGALTAVGGETLILVPSRELAAQWRTELLAHTDLDDEDIGEYHGGEKEIAPVTIATYQTAGMDRHRSLFDSREWGLIVYDEVQHVPADVYRRSADLQSKHRLGLSATPIREDDREEEIFTLIGPPIGTDWGALFDAGFVQEPEVEIRYVPWRDEAAQNEWASADGRQRHIAAARNPAKIDEIRRLRERHGDLRALVFADYLDQGERIADALGVPFVSGETRHHVRQRLFEEFRQGERRTLVVSRIADEGIDLPNAELAIVASGLGGSRRQGAQRAGRTMRPAGSALVYVLATRGTSEEDFAQRRMNHLAEKGVRITERTVE, encoded by the coding sequence ATGACGGACGATCCGGGAGCCGACGGCGACGACGGCAGCGGGGGACCCGTCGGCGACGCGCGAGACCCCGACGGCGACGTGCAGACCCCTGACGGCGACTTCACGATCGACGCCTTCTACGACGCCGTCGAGGCCGCGGAACGTCCCGTCCTCACCGCCTCGCGGGTCGCCCGGGAGACCGATCGCAGCCAGGCGGCTGCCCGCGAGGCGCTGGACGCGCTCGCGACCGAGGGGGCCGTCGAGCGCGTCGACGTCGAGAGCGATCCGGTGATCTACTACCCGAGTACCTGGGGCGACCTCGCCGCCCGCGAGCGGGTCGTCATGTTTCCGACGCGACGACAGATCGTCGTCGACCAGCCGACGCAGTACACTCGGGCGATGCTGGCCGACTTCGCGCACCTCCTGGACTCGACCGGGACCGACCCCGGTACGCGAGGGTACCTCTATGAGATCCGCCAGGAGGACGTCTGGGCGGCCCCGTTCGACGACTGCTCGGAGCTGATCGCGCGGATGCGCTCGGTGCTCCCGCGGCGCTCCCCCCACCTGGAGGAGTGGGTCGAGAACCAATGGAAGCGCGCTCGGCAGTTCCGCCTGCGGACCCACGAGGACGGCTACGTCGTGCTCTCGGCCGATCGCGAGGAGCTGATGGGCAACGTCGCCCGACAGAAGCTCGACGAATCCGTGTTGCAGGCGGACCTCTCGGACACCGAGTCGTGGGTGAACGACGAGGCGATCGGTCGCGTGAAGCGCGTGCTGTACGAGGCGGGCTATCCCGTCGTCGACGACCGCGACCTCGAGTCGGGCGAGCCCCTGGAGGTGACGCTGGAGGCCGACCTCCGGGCGTACCAGACCGACTGGGTCGAGCGCTTCCTCGACCAGCGCGCGGGCGTGTTCGTCGCGCCGCCCGGGTCGGGCAAGACCGTCGCGGCGATCGGCGCGCTGACGGCGGTCGGCGGGGAGACGCTGATTCTCGTCCCCTCGCGGGAACTCGCTGCCCAATGGCGCACGGAACTGCTGGCCCACACCGACCTCGACGACGAGGATATCGGAGAGTACCACGGCGGTGAAAAAGAGATCGCGCCGGTGACGATCGCCACCTACCAGACGGCCGGAATGGACCGCCATCGGTCCCTGTTCGACTCCAGGGAGTGGGGGCTGATCGTGTACGACGAGGTTCAACACGTGCCGGCCGACGTGTACCGACGGTCGGCGGACCTCCAGAGCAAACACAGGCTCGGGCTGTCGGCGACCCCCATCCGCGAGGACGACCGCGAGGAGGAGATCTTCACCCTCATCGGCCCGCCCATCGGCACCGACTGGGGCGCGCTGTTCGACGCCGGCTTCGTTCAGGAGCCGGAGGTGGAGATCCGGTACGTCCCGTGGCGCGACGAGGCGGCGCAAAACGAGTGGGCCAGCGCCGACGGCCGCCAGCGCCACATCGCGGCCGCGCGCAACCCCGCGAAGATCGACGAGATCCGTCGCCTGCGCGAGCGCCACGGCGACCTGAGGGCGCTCGTGTTCGCGGACTACCTCGACCAGGGCGAGCGGATCGCAGACGCGCTCGGCGTCCCGTTCGTCTCCGGAGAGACCCGCCACCACGTCCGCCAGCGCCTGTTCGAGGAGTTCCGCCAGGGCGAGCGCCGGACGCTCGTCGTCTCGCGGATCGCCGACGAGGGGATCGACCTGCCGAACGCCGAACTCGCGATCGTCGCCTCCGGACTCGGCGGGAGCCGGAGACAGGGCGCACAGCGGGCCGGTCGGACGATGCGCCCCGCCGGATCGGCGCTGGTGTACGTCCTCGCGACGCGGGGGACCAGCGAGGAGGACTTCGCCCAGCGGCGGATGAACCACCTCGCCGAGAAGGGCGTCCGGATCACCGAGCGAACGGTGGAGTGA
- a CDS encoding cupin domain-containing protein: MNVDRVAFDDATETVRLGGELGTEHVAVNRYRIEPGGGFPGGLHAHADQEEVFVVVAGAARFETLEGGVRVEAGEAVRFAPGEYQSGSNAGDGDLVALALGAPRDSDDVRVPVTCPDCGDDGLRLDTEGNDPRFSCLDCGSEHTPAPCPDCGSDDLGFATDDENDPIVACEDCGSVFADAPLDG; the protein is encoded by the coding sequence GTGAACGTGGATCGCGTCGCGTTCGACGACGCGACCGAGACCGTCCGCCTCGGTGGCGAACTCGGAACCGAACACGTCGCCGTCAACCGATACCGGATCGAACCCGGCGGTGGGTTCCCCGGCGGCCTCCACGCGCACGCCGACCAGGAGGAGGTGTTCGTCGTCGTCGCGGGCGCGGCGCGGTTCGAGACGCTCGAGGGCGGTGTCCGCGTCGAGGCCGGCGAGGCTGTCCGGTTCGCGCCGGGCGAGTACCAGTCCGGTAGCAACGCCGGCGACGGCGACCTCGTCGCGCTCGCGCTCGGCGCGCCCCGCGACAGCGACGACGTCCGGGTCCCGGTGACCTGCCCCGACTGCGGCGACGACGGCCTCCGCCTCGACACGGAGGGGAACGATCCTCGATTCTCGTGTCTCGACTGCGGGTCTGAGCACACGCCCGCGCCGTGTCCCGACTGCGGGAGCGACGACCTGGGGTTCGCGACCGACGACGAGAACGACCCGATCGTCGCGTGCGAGGACTGCGGATCGGTGTTCGCGGACGCACCGCTCGACGGCTGA
- a CDS encoding DUF4097 family beta strand repeat-containing protein: protein MSDKLTRRRVLAGGATALLASVAGCSGATPFVGKRTERTETIAVDGASSLAVRTDLGDVSIQTADRDDIDVRIVKQASSVTADLSDLSFRVDRAGEELLLSSEFTGDTEFFGGQPSMSLDVTLPESLQVSSIRSRVGDVTAEGVAGDLDAETDTGDLRLRGVSGAVRATASVGDVVVERPDAIERVTARTGDVTVDVPTVDADTTISSRTGDVSAAVTPEADADLTARTDTGDVSVDGLPLSDSTRTDELVTGTLGSGGPSLDIETRTGDVSVSPLN, encoded by the coding sequence GTGAGCGACAAACTCACGCGTCGCCGCGTTCTCGCCGGCGGCGCAACGGCCCTCCTGGCATCGGTAGCCGGCTGTAGCGGCGCGACGCCGTTCGTCGGCAAGCGGACCGAACGAACCGAAACGATCGCCGTCGACGGCGCGTCCTCGCTCGCCGTGCGCACCGATCTCGGCGACGTGAGCATTCAGACCGCCGACCGCGACGACATCGACGTACGGATCGTGAAGCAGGCGAGTTCGGTCACGGCCGACCTCTCGGACCTCTCCTTTCGCGTCGACCGCGCGGGAGAAGAGCTCCTCCTCTCCTCGGAGTTCACCGGGGACACCGAGTTCTTCGGCGGGCAGCCGTCGATGTCGCTCGACGTGACTCTTCCGGAGTCGCTTCAGGTCTCGTCGATCCGCAGCAGGGTCGGCGACGTGACCGCCGAGGGCGTCGCCGGCGACCTCGACGCCGAAACCGACACCGGCGACCTCCGCCTCCGAGGGGTCTCGGGGGCCGTCCGCGCGACGGCGTCGGTCGGCGACGTGGTCGTTGAGCGTCCGGACGCGATCGAGCGCGTGACGGCGAGAACCGGCGACGTGACCGTCGACGTGCCGACGGTCGACGCCGACACGACGATCAGCTCGCGGACGGGCGACGTGTCGGCCGCCGTGACTCCGGAGGCCGACGCCGACCTCACCGCGCGAACGGACACCGGCGACGTGTCGGTCGACGGACTCCCGCTGTCGGATTCGACCCGCACGGACGAACTCGTGACCGGTACGCTCGGCTCGGGCGGTCCCTCCCTCGACATCGAGACCCGAACCGGCGACGTATCGGTGTCCCCGCTGAACTGA
- a CDS encoding sensor domain-containing protein, with protein MTTTDPPGSTASFASAPLDPRTYRSLLYLLLAVPIGIGYLVVFPIAGSLSLGLSVTILAPVAVVATLLLAVAVVWADATLTGRLLGVEVSPWFPSRELGVAEFCKQLVFARETWTGLLYLCWRMALGIVALVVLSTGFSLTWGLLAAPLAYGEFLRIDYRLGVYRIDTLARALAAAGVGVVVGLLTLYAANLLGRVSAVVTATLADGRAADDHDATTDP; from the coding sequence ATGACGACAACCGACCCTCCGGGCTCGACGGCCTCGTTCGCCAGCGCGCCCCTCGACCCCCGCACGTACCGAAGCCTCCTGTACCTCCTGCTGGCAGTCCCGATCGGGATCGGCTACCTGGTCGTGTTCCCGATCGCCGGCTCGCTGTCGCTGGGGCTGAGCGTCACGATCCTCGCGCCGGTCGCTGTGGTGGCCACGCTGTTACTGGCGGTCGCGGTCGTCTGGGCGGACGCGACGCTGACGGGCCGCCTGCTCGGCGTCGAGGTGTCGCCGTGGTTCCCCTCTCGGGAACTCGGCGTCGCGGAGTTCTGCAAGCAACTCGTGTTCGCCCGCGAGACGTGGACGGGACTGCTGTACCTCTGTTGGCGCATGGCGCTGGGCATCGTCGCCCTCGTCGTGTTGTCGACAGGGTTCTCGCTCACCTGGGGCCTGCTCGCCGCGCCGCTGGCGTACGGCGAGTTCCTCCGGATCGACTACCGGCTCGGCGTCTACCGGATCGACACGCTCGCACGCGCGCTCGCCGCCGCCGGCGTCGGCGTCGTCGTGGGACTGCTCACGCTGTACGCCGCGAACCTCCTCGGCCGCGTCTCGGCCGTCGTCACGGCGACGCTCGCCGACGGCCGGGCGGCCGACGACCACGACGCCACGACGGATCCCTGA
- a CDS encoding helix-turn-helix domain-containing protein: protein MAEDDGDGIVDLLGDEYARTILRETYGDTKSVETLSEACDADSSTVYRRVQRLQDAGLLEDEQQLDPDGHHYKTYRASVRAVHLELSETGFEITVDRPEQDAADRFTRLYEGFK, encoded by the coding sequence ATGGCCGAGGACGACGGCGACGGGATCGTCGACCTCCTCGGCGACGAGTACGCGCGGACGATCCTCCGGGAGACCTACGGCGACACGAAGTCGGTCGAGACGCTGAGCGAGGCGTGTGACGCCGACTCCTCGACCGTGTACCGCAGGGTACAGCGCCTCCAGGACGCGGGCCTCCTGGAGGACGAACAGCAACTCGACCCGGACGGCCACCACTACAAGACCTACCGCGCCAGCGTCCGGGCGGTCCACCTCGAGCTGTCAGAGACCGGCTTCGAGATCACGGTCGACCGGCCCGAGCAGGACGCCGCCGACCGCTTCACCAGGCTCTACGAGGGGTTCAAATGA
- a CDS encoding sensor domain-containing protein, translated as MSRSASVRLRRGVRSFLASPLRPQTYLNLLYLSLAVPLGFAYFMLLAIGVPIGLGLAVVVVGIPLLVLVIAVSLGLATVERRLATFLLGVDMDRDTGRLDADSRRERIVAVATDRDTWTALVYLPSKLLLGVASFTVITTVVTTGASLLLVPLYYDQPGLYVGVVTDRPVELHPALYFGWNRLLVGYETVFRVEAWRVTTLGEALAVAAVGAFVVLAGLQLLNWLARLSGWYTRVMLGDTYDVIGATRRALDRGTRGA; from the coding sequence ATGTCGCGAAGCGCGAGCGTCCGACTACGACGCGGGGTCAGGTCGTTTCTCGCGTCGCCGTTGCGCCCGCAGACGTATCTCAATCTGCTGTACCTCTCGCTTGCGGTCCCGCTGGGATTCGCGTACTTCATGCTACTGGCGATCGGGGTTCCGATCGGTCTCGGGCTGGCGGTCGTCGTCGTCGGGATCCCGCTGCTCGTGCTGGTGATCGCGGTCTCGCTCGGCCTCGCGACCGTCGAACGACGCCTCGCGACGTTCCTCCTCGGCGTCGACATGGATCGTGACACCGGTCGGCTCGACGCCGACTCCCGGCGCGAACGGATCGTCGCGGTCGCCACCGACCGGGATACCTGGACGGCGCTCGTGTACTTGCCGAGCAAACTCCTCCTCGGGGTGGCGTCGTTCACCGTCATCACTACCGTGGTGACGACCGGTGCTAGCCTCCTGTTGGTTCCGCTGTACTACGATCAGCCCGGCCTGTACGTCGGCGTCGTCACCGATCGCCCGGTCGAACTCCACCCCGCGCTGTACTTCGGTTGGAACCGACTGCTGGTCGGCTACGAGACGGTGTTCCGGGTGGAGGCCTGGCGAGTCACGACCCTCGGCGAGGCGCTCGCGGTCGCCGCGGTCGGCGCGTTCGTCGTGCTGGCCGGCCTGCAACTGCTGAACTGGCTCGCACGGCTGTCGGGATGGTACACCCGAGTCATGCTCGGGGACACCTACGACGTGATCGGCGCGACCCGTCGCGCGCTCGACCGCGGGACCCGCGGCGCGTAG
- a CDS encoding 2Fe-2S iron-sulfur cluster-binding protein: MRVRHADGEATVRVERGTILRDALLAADAETGTGVDCSPYAAVTARANCGGRGLCATCGVRVLEGPGSDHWHDRLAERFGYPRLSCQIEVSEPMTVSIVEDKRIWGGRE; encoded by the coding sequence ATCCGCGTCCGACACGCCGACGGCGAGGCAACGGTGCGAGTCGAGCGCGGAACGATCCTCCGGGACGCGCTCCTCGCGGCCGACGCGGAGACGGGGACGGGGGTCGACTGCTCTCCGTACGCGGCCGTGACGGCCCGAGCGAACTGCGGCGGACGCGGACTGTGTGCCACGTGCGGCGTCCGCGTGCTCGAGGGGCCCGGCTCCGATCACTGGCACGACCGCCTGGCGGAGCGGTTCGGGTACCCGCGACTCTCGTGTCAGATCGAGGTCAGCGAGCCGATGACTGTCTCCATCGTCGAGGACAAACGGATCTGGGGCGGTCGCGAGTAG
- the queC gene encoding 7-cyano-7-deazaguanine synthase QueC: MTERELDGSDSGSASERATNGSDAPAAVVLVSGGMDSATTAYEARERGHDLHFLHTSYGQNTESRERECAEALRAEMGVPDDRYLHIETDHLARIGASSLTDDALAVEDADLRRGDDTEEADGDEDGDADEIPSSYVPFRNANLLSMAVSYAEATDCEAVFVGAHSEDYSGYPDCRPEFFDAFETMVDTGTRPETSIDIVVPFVENSKTDIARRGTDLGVPYESTWSCYREAAPACGTCDACAYRLQAFQRLGIDDPIEYEERPDYTVADAGTERDSGTE; this comes from the coding sequence ATGACCGAACGGGAACTCGACGGGTCCGACTCCGGGTCGGCGTCTGAACGTGCGACGAACGGATCCGACGCACCGGCCGCGGTCGTCCTCGTCTCCGGCGGCATGGACTCGGCGACGACCGCGTACGAGGCACGCGAGCGCGGGCACGATCTCCACTTCCTGCACACCTCCTACGGACAGAACACCGAGTCCCGGGAGCGCGAGTGCGCGGAGGCGCTCCGTGCGGAGATGGGGGTCCCTGACGACCGCTATCTCCACATCGAGACGGATCACCTCGCACGCATCGGCGCGTCGTCGCTCACCGACGACGCGCTGGCGGTCGAGGACGCCGATCTCCGGAGGGGCGACGATACCGAGGAGGCCGACGGCGACGAGGACGGCGACGCCGACGAGATCCCCTCGTCGTACGTTCCGTTCCGCAACGCGAACCTCCTCTCGATGGCCGTCTCCTACGCGGAAGCCACCGACTGCGAGGCCGTCTTCGTCGGCGCACACTCGGAGGACTACTCCGGATATCCCGACTGTCGACCCGAGTTCTTCGACGCCTTCGAGACCATGGTCGACACCGGAACCAGGCCCGAGACGAGCATCGACATCGTCGTCCCGTTCGTCGAGAACTCGAAGACCGACATCGCGAGACGAGGCACGGACCTCGGCGTCCCCTACGAGTCGACGTGGAGTTGCTACCGCGAGGCGGCCCCCGCCTGCGGCACCTGCGACGCGTGCGCGTATCGCCTCCAGGCGTTCCAGCGTCTCGGGATCGACGACCCGATTGAGTACGAGGAGCGCCCGGACTACACCGTCGCCGACGCGGGAACCGAACGCGATTCCGGTACCGAGTGA
- a CDS encoding DMT family transporter encodes MPTLAAIDALEERVPPLAGLGVAVAAVSTSAILVEWSGAPSLVKALYRVVFTVALLLPVALARPSDRAAFRRLRGRDLLLAVASGVALAVHFASWFESLRWTSVAASVTLVQAQPLFVVAGAWAVLDERVGPRTVAGIGVALAGMAVMSVGDALLGAAPAVTGPDPLYGNALAVLGAATAAAYVLLGRSLRQRLPLLPYVVVVYVTCALALLAATLARGHPLVGYGTDEWLLFLAMAAGPGVFGHTVINWALAHVESSVVSVSLLGEPVGSTLLAVLLLAEYPSPVTLVGGAVVLAGVLATARARGS; translated from the coding sequence GTGCCGACGCTCGCCGCCATCGACGCGCTGGAGGAGCGCGTTCCGCCGCTCGCCGGACTCGGCGTCGCCGTCGCCGCCGTCTCCACGAGCGCGATCCTCGTCGAGTGGAGCGGCGCGCCCAGCCTGGTCAAGGCGCTGTACCGGGTCGTGTTCACGGTCGCGCTGTTGCTCCCAGTAGCGCTCGCGCGGCCGAGCGACCGCGCCGCCTTCCGTCGGCTTCGCGGCCGCGATCTCCTGCTCGCGGTCGCCTCCGGCGTCGCGCTCGCGGTCCACTTCGCATCCTGGTTCGAGAGCCTGCGCTGGACGAGCGTCGCCGCCAGCGTGACCCTCGTCCAGGCGCAGCCGCTGTTCGTCGTCGCCGGCGCGTGGGCCGTGCTCGACGAGCGCGTCGGACCCCGGACCGTCGCCGGCATCGGGGTCGCGCTCGCGGGGATGGCCGTCATGAGCGTCGGCGACGCGCTACTGGGAGCGGCTCCGGCCGTCACGGGACCGGACCCGCTGTACGGCAACGCGCTGGCCGTGCTCGGCGCGGCCACCGCGGCCGCGTACGTCCTGCTCGGGCGCTCGCTGCGCCAGCGGCTCCCGCTGTTACCGTACGTCGTCGTGGTGTACGTCACCTGCGCGCTCGCGCTGCTGGCGGCGACGCTGGCGCGGGGGCACCCCCTCGTCGGCTACGGCACCGACGAGTGGCTGCTGTTCCTCGCGATGGCCGCCGGCCCGGGCGTGTTCGGCCACACAGTAATTAACTGGGCCCTCGCGCACGTCGAGTCGAGCGTCGTCTCCGTCTCGCTGCTTGGCGAGCCCGTCGGCAGCACGCTCCTCGCGGTGCTGCTGCTCGCGGAGTATCCCTCGCCGGTCACGCTGGTCGGCGGCGCGGTCGTCCTCGCCGGCGTCCTCGCCACCGCTCGTGCGCGGGGGTCGTGA
- a CDS encoding SRPBCC family protein has translation MSTYRRRVRVDAPLDEVWKFHSRIEGLEALTPGFMNLRVDRVTGSDGEPDPEVLATGTTIEMSMRPFGVAPRQRWVSRIEEREADLDAGRATFVDTMTEGPFPTWQHTHRFYESGDQTVVDDEVRYELPGGPVGRAVSPLGWIGFEPMFRYRHRRTRELLE, from the coding sequence ATGTCGACTTACCGCCGTCGCGTCCGCGTCGACGCGCCGCTCGATGAGGTCTGGAAGTTTCACTCCCGAATCGAGGGACTCGAGGCGCTTACGCCCGGGTTCATGAACCTCCGAGTCGACCGCGTCACGGGGTCGGACGGCGAGCCGGACCCGGAGGTGCTCGCGACCGGGACGACGATCGAGATGAGCATGCGTCCGTTCGGCGTCGCCCCCCGGCAGCGGTGGGTGTCACGCATCGAGGAGCGGGAGGCGGACCTCGACGCCGGACGGGCGACGTTCGTCGACACGATGACCGAGGGCCCGTTCCCGACGTGGCAACACACCCACCGGTTCTACGAGAGCGGCGACCAGACGGTCGTCGACGACGAGGTCCGGTACGAACTGCCGGGCGGACCGGTCGGTCGCGCGGTCTCGCCGCTCGGATGGATCGGGTTCGAGCCGATGTTCCGGTACAGGCACCGCCGGACCAGAGAGTTACTGGAGTAG
- a CDS encoding class II fumarate hydratase, whose amino-acid sequence MSEDTDESQEFRTESDSLGEMQVPADAYWGAQTQRALENFPISGVSFGRRFVRALGVVKKAAAQANRDLGHLDGDTAAAIVEAADEVIAGEHDDQFPVDVFQTGSGTSSNMNANEVIANRAAEIMGAAVGDRVVHPNDHVNFGQSSNDVIPTAMHVAALEAVEKDLVPALEELHAALEEKEAEFDGVVKTGRTHLQDATPIRLGQEFGGYRTQVQKGIKRVGDTRYHLRELALGGTAVGTGLNTDPEFPELAAEYISEETNTQFREADNHFEAQAAHDAMSEAHGALRTVAGSLNKIANDLRLLASGPRNGLGEIEQPENQPGSSIMPGKINPVVAEAVNQVHKQVVGNDAAVSAGAAEGQIDLNLYKPVLAHNFLQSAELLANASSVFGERFVAKLEANEEYAAERVEQSMALATALNPAIGYDKASEVAKTALKEDKTVREVVLEKGYLTEEEADEVLDPESMTHRGILGEE is encoded by the coding sequence ATGAGCGAGGACACCGACGAGAGCCAGGAGTTCCGCACCGAGTCCGACAGCCTCGGCGAGATGCAGGTGCCGGCGGACGCCTACTGGGGCGCACAGACCCAGCGCGCCCTCGAGAACTTTCCCATCAGCGGCGTCAGCTTCGGCCGCCGGTTCGTCCGCGCGCTGGGCGTGGTGAAGAAGGCGGCCGCACAGGCCAACCGCGACCTCGGCCACCTCGACGGGGACACCGCCGCGGCGATCGTCGAAGCCGCCGACGAGGTCATCGCCGGCGAGCACGACGACCAGTTCCCGGTGGACGTGTTCCAGACCGGCTCGGGCACCTCCTCGAACATGAACGCCAACGAGGTCATCGCCAACCGAGCGGCGGAGATCATGGGCGCGGCGGTCGGCGACCGCGTCGTCCACCCGAACGACCACGTCAACTTCGGCCAGTCGAGCAACGACGTGATCCCGACGGCGATGCACGTCGCGGCGCTGGAGGCCGTCGAGAAGGACCTCGTTCCCGCGCTCGAGGAGCTGCACGCCGCGCTGGAGGAGAAGGAAGCGGAGTTCGACGGCGTCGTCAAGACCGGGCGCACCCACCTCCAGGACGCCACGCCCATCCGCCTGGGCCAGGAGTTCGGCGGCTACCGAACGCAGGTCCAGAAGGGGATCAAGCGCGTCGGCGACACCCGCTATCACCTCCGCGAGCTGGCGCTCGGTGGAACCGCAGTCGGGACGGGTCTCAACACGGATCCGGAGTTCCCCGAGCTCGCGGCCGAGTATATCTCCGAGGAGACGAACACGCAGTTCCGCGAGGCGGACAACCACTTCGAGGCGCAGGCGGCCCACGACGCCATGTCGGAGGCGCACGGCGCGCTCCGCACGGTCGCCGGGAGCCTCAACAAGATCGCCAACGACCTCCGGCTGCTGGCCTCGGGCCCCCGTAACGGTCTCGGCGAGATCGAACAGCCGGAGAATCAGCCCGGCTCGTCGATCATGCCCGGGAAGATCAACCCGGTCGTCGCCGAGGCGGTGAACCAGGTCCACAAGCAGGTCGTTGGCAACGACGCCGCGGTCTCGGCCGGCGCGGCCGAGGGCCAGATCGACTTGAACCTCTACAAGCCGGTGCTGGCCCACAACTTCCTTCAGTCGGCCGAGTTGCTCGCGAACGCGAGTTCGGTGTTCGGCGAGCGCTTCGTCGCCAAGCTGGAGGCGAACGAGGAGTACGCCGCCGAGCGCGTCGAGCAGTCGATGGCGCTGGCGACGGCGCTCAACCCCGCCATCGGCTACGACAAGGCAAGCGAGGTCGCCAAGACCGCCCTGAAAGAGGACAAGACCGTCCGCGAGGTGGTGCTGGAGAAGGGGTACCTCACCGAAGAGGAGGCCGACGAGGTGCTCGACCCCGAGTCGATGACCCACCGCGGCATTCTCGGCGAGGAGTAG
- a CDS encoding AsnC family transcriptional regulator, with amino-acid sequence MRDLDDTDARILRLLAEDGRRSYSEIGEAVDLSPPAVSDRVSRLRESGVIRRFTIDVDRSTLRDGTPVLVRLSVPPGGVDAVADRVRESDAVEHVFVTADGDVIAFLRVADDSVREWVETAVGVDAIDDYSVELVHDADWTPSVAATDFALTCDECGNNVTDEGVATRVGGSLHHFCCPTCEARYTDRYERLEEDAD; translated from the coding sequence ATGCGCGACCTCGACGACACCGACGCGCGGATCCTCCGACTGCTGGCCGAGGACGGCCGCCGTTCGTACAGCGAGATCGGCGAGGCGGTCGACCTGTCGCCGCCGGCCGTCTCCGACCGCGTCTCGCGACTGCGCGAATCGGGCGTCATCCGACGGTTCACGATCGACGTCGACCGGTCGACCCTGCGTGACGGGACGCCCGTGTTGGTCCGCCTCTCGGTCCCGCCCGGCGGCGTCGACGCGGTCGCCGACCGGGTCCGCGAGAGCGACGCCGTCGAACACGTGTTCGTGACCGCCGACGGCGACGTGATAGCGTTCCTCCGGGTCGCCGACGACAGCGTCCGCGAGTGGGTCGAGACCGCGGTCGGCGTCGACGCGATCGACGACTACTCGGTCGAACTCGTCCACGACGCCGACTGGACGCCCAGCGTCGCCGCGACCGACTTCGCGCTGACGTGCGACGAGTGCGGCAACAACGTCACCGACGAGGGCGTCGCCACTCGCGTCGGCGGGTCGCTTCACCACTTCTGTTGTCCCACCTGTGAGGCGCGCTACACGGACCGATACGAACGGCTGGAGGAGGACGCGGACTGA
- a CDS encoding HVO_2901 family zinc finger protein, whose amino-acid sequence MQQLSARATGRDLLRCRRCGSEFPEGRATEDGWHYTCPEDGCDAAGIGEGLKRLE is encoded by the coding sequence ATGCAGCAGCTCTCAGCACGAGCCACCGGTCGGGATCTCCTCCGGTGTCGCCGATGCGGGTCGGAGTTTCCGGAGGGACGAGCGACCGAGGACGGGTGGCACTACACCTGTCCGGAAGACGGGTGCGACGCCGCCGGGATCGGCGAGGGGCTGAAGCGCCTCGAGTAG